The proteins below are encoded in one region of Halogranum gelatinilyticum:
- the dhaL gene encoding dihydroxyacetone kinase subunit DhaL: protein MVDDDIQREAVHAAIEAVADRLVAEKAYLTDLDSAIGDADHGANMSRGFTKVADKVEELDGDVGEIVKTVGVTLVSEVGGASGPLYGGSIMHASQELGDGLTSETSVAFAEAYLDKVQDRGNAEVGAKTMVDALTPAVHSYKKAIEVDDLPPLTALAKAVDAAERGVQFTVPLRARKGRASYLDWRSVGHQDPGATSTLFILEELLAVAEEYLEGDVDVDARAADAVERGDD from the coding sequence ATGGTCGACGACGACATCCAACGCGAGGCCGTCCACGCCGCCATCGAGGCCGTCGCCGACCGGCTGGTCGCCGAAAAGGCGTATCTGACAGACCTCGACTCGGCCATCGGCGACGCCGACCACGGGGCGAACATGAGTCGCGGCTTCACGAAAGTCGCCGACAAGGTAGAGGAACTCGACGGCGACGTCGGCGAGATTGTCAAGACCGTCGGTGTGACGCTCGTCTCGGAAGTCGGCGGCGCGTCGGGACCGCTCTACGGCGGCTCCATCATGCACGCCAGCCAGGAACTCGGCGACGGACTCACGAGCGAAACGAGCGTCGCCTTCGCCGAGGCCTATCTCGACAAGGTACAGGACCGTGGCAACGCCGAGGTCGGGGCGAAGACGATGGTCGACGCGCTCACCCCGGCCGTCCACAGCTACAAGAAGGCCATCGAGGTCGACGACCTCCCGCCGCTGACCGCCCTCGCGAAGGCCGTCGACGCCGCCGAGCGCGGCGTCCAGTTCACCGTTCCGCTGCGTGCGCGGAAGGGTCGGGCCTCCTACCTCGACTGGCGGTCGGTCGGCCACCAGGACCCCGGCGCGACGAGCACGCTGTTCATTCTCGAAGAGTTGCTGGCCGTCGCCGAGGAGTATCTGGAGGGCGACGTCGACGTGGACGCGAGAGCCGCGGACGCGGTCGAACGAGGCGACGACTGA
- the glpA gene encoding anaerobic glycerol-3-phosphate dehydrogenase subunit GlpA, producing MVSTPHIAVIGGGSTGCGIARDLAMRGLDVTLVEKGNLTHGTTGRMHGLLHSGGRYAVSDQASAKECIEENRVLREIASHCVEMTGGLFVQRPEDDDEYFQQKLDGCRECGIPAEVLTAEEAREMEPYLAKDIKRAIRVPDGAVDPFRLCVANAASAEQHGARIETHAEVIDVLVEDGEVVGVEVEHDSGPGTRNHKTPGTTEKIRADYVVNATGAWAGQLGDMAGVDVEVRPSKGVMTIMNTRQVDTVINRCRPKGDADIVVPHETTCILGTTDEEVEDPEDYPEEGWEVDLMIDTLSELVPMLKDARTIRSFWGVRPLYEPPGTGTEDPTDITREFFLLDHSERDDLPGMTSIVGGKLTTYRMMAEQISDHVCEKFEIDAECRTADVPLPGSEDFTVLRDYMEEFGLRSPIGRRSAQRLGSRADEVLKTDGPNPVVCNCEAVTRAEIQDAIEGSGSDLNAVRIRTRASMGNCQGAFCCKQMANELGPAYDEEVAREAYHELYQERWKGERHALWGTQLSQAMLKYALHATTMNQDGDPAELDSKVDFGAFDAGPGSVGGDESSGTAVADGGSATDSRDEGGNRAD from the coding sequence ATGGTATCGACACCACATATCGCCGTAATCGGGGGTGGGTCCACGGGGTGTGGAATCGCCCGAGACCTCGCGATGCGAGGACTCGACGTGACGCTCGTCGAGAAAGGCAACCTGACACACGGGACGACCGGGCGGATGCACGGCCTCCTCCACAGCGGTGGACGCTACGCCGTCTCCGACCAGGCCAGCGCGAAAGAGTGCATCGAGGAGAACCGGGTCCTGCGGGAGATCGCGAGCCACTGCGTCGAGATGACCGGCGGGCTGTTCGTCCAGCGGCCGGAGGACGACGACGAGTACTTCCAGCAGAAGCTGGACGGCTGCCGCGAATGCGGCATCCCCGCCGAGGTCCTCACGGCCGAGGAGGCCCGCGAGATGGAACCCTATCTCGCCAAGGACATCAAGCGCGCCATCCGCGTACCTGACGGCGCGGTCGACCCCTTCCGCCTCTGCGTCGCCAACGCGGCCAGTGCCGAACAGCACGGCGCGCGCATCGAGACCCACGCCGAAGTCATCGACGTGCTCGTCGAGGACGGCGAGGTCGTCGGCGTCGAGGTCGAACACGACTCCGGGCCGGGCACGCGCAACCACAAGACCCCCGGGACGACGGAGAAGATTCGCGCCGACTACGTCGTCAACGCGACGGGCGCGTGGGCCGGCCAGCTCGGCGACATGGCCGGCGTCGACGTCGAAGTCCGACCCTCCAAGGGCGTCATGACCATCATGAACACCCGACAGGTCGACACCGTCATCAACCGCTGTCGGCCCAAGGGCGACGCCGACATCGTCGTCCCCCACGAGACGACCTGCATCCTCGGAACCACGGACGAAGAGGTCGAGGACCCCGAGGACTACCCCGAGGAGGGCTGGGAGGTCGACCTGATGATCGACACCCTCTCGGAACTCGTGCCGATGCTCAAAGACGCCCGGACGATTCGCTCCTTCTGGGGCGTCCGTCCGCTCTACGAGCCACCGGGTACGGGGACCGAAGACCCGACGGACATTACGCGGGAGTTCTTCCTGCTCGACCACTCCGAGCGTGACGACCTGCCCGGCATGACCTCCATCGTCGGCGGGAAGCTCACCACCTACCGCATGATGGCCGAGCAGATCTCCGACCACGTCTGCGAGAAGTTCGAGATCGACGCCGAGTGCCGTACGGCCGACGTGCCGCTGCCCGGCAGCGAGGACTTCACCGTCCTCCGCGACTACATGGAGGAGTTCGGGCTGCGCTCGCCCATCGGCCGTCGGAGTGCCCAGCGGCTCGGCTCGCGCGCGGACGAAGTGCTGAAGACGGACGGCCCGAACCCCGTCGTCTGTAACTGCGAGGCCGTCACCCGGGCGGAGATTCAAGACGCCATCGAGGGCTCCGGCTCGGACCTCAACGCGGTCCGCATCCGGACGCGCGCCTCGATGGGCAACTGTCAGGGCGCGTTCTGTTGCAAGCAGATGGCGAACGAACTCGGCCCCGCGTACGACGAAGAAGTCGCCCGCGAGGCGTACCACGAACTCTACCAGGAACGGTGGAAGGGCGAGCGACACGCCCTGTGGGGCACGCAGCTCTCGCAGGCGATGTTGAAGTACGCGCTGCACGCGACGACGATGAACCAGGACGGCGACCCCGCCGAACTCGATTCGAAAGTCGACTTCGGCGCGTTCGACGCCGGTCCCGGCTCCGTCGGTGGCGACGAGAGTAGCGGCACCGCGGTCGCAGATGGCGGCTCGGCCACGGACAGCCGAGACGAGGGAGGCAACCGTGCCGATTAG
- a CDS encoding Cdc6/Cdc18 family protein, whose product MDIDARIKRRQRRDGEPRLILDYESLSPVAHIEEPVDCGPLLERLLDHLDPVFDGKLPPNAYVYGPKGAGKSAVVTALFSHLDTLPTEPQAVIYTTTRAQSPMSPAFVYVDARQTTSEFAFYHAVLDALVDESVPEHGIGTETLRSRLHTVLGGSHTGVVVAVDHLGEPGNIEEDEFVDLFAGLPSNVSWLAIGRASPSETVLTQYTAESIQVEPYQRQMLVDVLMTRASIGLAQQALDHRAARRIAEWADGDAHDALAALFGAADEAMADGRGTLSTADVDSGLDTVPRPCVSLGRVLALPVNRQRVLRELLELDAEERGSVQSASQHISRAVDLSAATVKRVLYELAESGITRRVTSERVDGKGRPPSRLEPRFPTAVFERLFELNGGRE is encoded by the coding sequence ATGGACATAGATGCGAGAATCAAACGTCGACAGCGCCGTGACGGCGAGCCACGGCTGATTCTCGACTACGAGTCGCTCTCGCCGGTCGCGCACATCGAAGAGCCGGTCGACTGTGGCCCGCTCCTCGAACGGCTGCTCGATCATCTCGACCCCGTGTTCGACGGGAAGCTCCCGCCGAACGCGTACGTCTATGGCCCGAAGGGCGCGGGGAAGTCGGCCGTCGTGACCGCCCTGTTCAGCCATCTCGACACGCTGCCGACCGAACCGCAGGCGGTCATCTACACGACGACTCGTGCGCAGTCGCCGATGTCGCCCGCGTTCGTCTACGTCGACGCCAGACAGACGACGAGCGAGTTCGCCTTCTACCACGCCGTGTTGGACGCGCTCGTCGACGAATCGGTGCCGGAACACGGTATCGGCACGGAGACGCTCCGCTCCCGGCTCCACACGGTTCTGGGCGGTTCCCACACTGGCGTCGTCGTCGCCGTCGACCATCTCGGCGAACCCGGCAACATCGAGGAGGACGAGTTCGTCGACCTCTTTGCGGGGCTTCCGAGCAACGTCAGCTGGCTTGCCATCGGCCGCGCGTCACCTTCGGAGACCGTCTTGACCCAGTACACCGCCGAGTCGATCCAGGTCGAACCGTACCAGCGACAGATGCTCGTCGACGTGTTGATGACGCGGGCCTCCATCGGGCTCGCTCAGCAGGCACTCGACCACCGAGCGGCCCGCCGGATCGCGGAGTGGGCCGACGGCGACGCCCACGACGCGCTCGCCGCACTCTTCGGCGCGGCCGACGAGGCGATGGCCGACGGTCGCGGAACGCTCTCGACGGCCGACGTCGACAGCGGTCTCGACACCGTCCCACGACCCTGCGTCTCGTTGGGCCGCGTCCTCGCGCTGCCCGTTAACCGCCAGCGCGTTCTCCGAGAACTCCTCGAACTCGACGCCGAAGAGCGCGGCTCCGTGCAGTCGGCCAGCCAGCATATCTCCCGCGCCGTCGACCTCTCGGCGGCGACGGTCAAGCGCGTCCTCTACGAACTCGCCGAGAGCGGCATCACGCGCCGAGTCACGTCCGAACGCGTCGACGGCAAGGGGCGGCCGCCGAGCCGGCTCGAACCGCGGTTCCCCACGGCCGTCTTCGAACGGCTGTTCGAACTGAACGGCGGCCGCGAGTGA
- the dhaK gene encoding dihydroxyacetone kinase subunit DhaK gives MKKLINEPADVVDEMLDGMVAAYPDRLRRLDGYEVLVRADAPVDGKVGIVSGGGSGHEPTHAGYIGDGMLDGAAAGEVFTSPTADQLNEMVKACDAGEGVLCVVKNYEGDVMNFETAAEMAEMEDVEVAQVVVDDDVAVEDSLYTSGRRGVCGTILVHKAAGAKAAEGADLTEVQRVAEKVVDNVGTMGMALTSCVTPEKGEPTFDLGEDELELGIGIHGEPGTERADMMSADEITEHLTEKVLADLDLDSGQEVVTIVNGMGGTPMMELFVVNKRLQELMDDHDLVVHDAWVGDYMTSLDMMGCSITVCAVDDELKELLDAPADTPALKVQ, from the coding sequence ATGAAGAAACTCATCAACGAACCGGCGGACGTCGTCGACGAGATGCTCGACGGGATGGTCGCGGCGTATCCCGACCGACTGCGCCGACTCGACGGCTACGAGGTACTGGTCCGGGCGGACGCCCCGGTCGACGGCAAGGTCGGCATCGTCTCCGGCGGCGGCAGCGGCCACGAGCCAACACACGCGGGCTACATCGGCGACGGGATGCTCGACGGCGCGGCCGCGGGCGAGGTCTTCACCTCGCCGACGGCTGACCAACTGAACGAGATGGTCAAAGCCTGCGACGCGGGCGAGGGTGTCCTCTGCGTCGTCAAGAACTACGAGGGCGACGTGATGAACTTCGAGACGGCGGCCGAGATGGCCGAGATGGAGGACGTCGAGGTCGCACAGGTCGTCGTCGACGACGACGTCGCCGTCGAGGATTCCTTGTATACCTCGGGTCGCCGCGGCGTCTGTGGGACCATCCTCGTCCACAAGGCCGCGGGCGCGAAAGCCGCCGAGGGCGCAGACCTCACAGAGGTACAACGCGTCGCCGAGAAGGTCGTCGACAACGTCGGGACGATGGGCATGGCACTCACCTCCTGTGTCACCCCCGAGAAGGGTGAGCCGACCTTCGACCTCGGCGAGGACGAACTGGAACTCGGCATCGGTATCCACGGCGAGCCGGGGACCGAACGCGCCGACATGATGAGTGCCGACGAAATCACAGAGCACCTCACAGAGAAGGTCCTCGCCGACCTCGACCTCGATTCGGGCCAGGAGGTCGTGACCATCGTCAACGGGATGGGTGGGACGCCGATGATGGAGCTGTTCGTCGTCAACAAGCGGCTCCAAGAACTCATGGACGACCACGACCTCGTCGTCCACGACGCCTGGGTCGGCGACTACATGACCTCGCTGGACATGATGGGCTGTTCCATCACGGTCTGCGCGGTCGACGACGAGCTGAAGGAACTGCTCGACGCACCGGCCGACACGCCCGCCCTGAAGGTCCAGTAG
- a CDS encoding phosphoglycolate phosphatase — MTPPLALDIDGTLTTPRGTIDPRVFDVLPAWDAPVVLATGKAFPYPVALCHFMGIPQTVIAENGGVVLADERVSFTGDRERAQAVADDFRARGGSLGWGAADTVNRWRETEIAVDMAQDEDLLRTVADEYEMEVVDTGYAYHVKSPGVEKGVGLVEVADILGLDTADFVAVGDSENDVSTFGVAGESYAVANADEKARAAADTVLDEGYMDGTLSVLEAVADR; from the coding sequence ATGACACCGCCGCTCGCGCTCGACATCGACGGGACGCTGACGACCCCACGAGGAACCATCGACCCGCGGGTCTTCGACGTCCTGCCCGCGTGGGACGCACCCGTCGTCCTCGCCACCGGCAAGGCGTTTCCGTATCCGGTTGCACTCTGTCACTTCATGGGCATTCCGCAGACCGTCATCGCCGAGAACGGCGGCGTCGTCCTCGCCGACGAGCGGGTCTCGTTCACCGGCGACCGCGAGCGCGCCCAGGCCGTCGCCGACGACTTCCGCGCTCGCGGCGGCAGCCTCGGCTGGGGGGCGGCCGACACGGTCAACCGCTGGCGCGAGACCGAAATCGCCGTCGACATGGCGCAGGACGAGGACCTCCTGCGAACCGTGGCCGACGAGTACGAGATGGAGGTCGTCGACACCGGCTACGCCTACCACGTGAAGTCGCCGGGCGTCGAGAAGGGCGTCGGCCTCGTCGAGGTCGCCGACATCCTCGGACTCGACACAGCGGACTTCGTCGCCGTCGGCGACAGCGAGAACGACGTCTCGACGTTCGGGGTCGCCGGCGAGTCCTACGCCGTCGCCAACGCCGACGAGAAGGCCCGTGCCGCGGCCGACACCGTTCTCGACGAGGGCTACATGGACGGAACCCTCTCCGTACTCGAAGCGGTCGCCGACCGCTGA
- the glpK gene encoding glycerol kinase GlpK, with amino-acid sequence MVDTYVGSIDQGTTGTRFMVFDHSGQVVANAYKKHEQIYPNPGWVEHDPTEIWENTKEVVVEGLENAGLDASQLEALGITNQRETTIVWDKESGRPVHNALVWQDRRTTDRVEELQDEGKVEDIREKTGLEADAYFSATKTEWILDNAEPLKLQSSREGNLRKRAEEGELLMGTIDAWLIYNLTGNHITDVTNASRTMLYNIRDLEWDDELLDEFGVPKEMVPEVRPSSDENHYGHTDPDGFLGEEIPVAGALGDQQAALFGQTCFDKGDAKNTYGTGSFYLMNTGNEAVASDHGLLTTIGFQMSGEPVQYALEGSIFITGAAIEWLEDVDLINNAAQTAELARSVDSTDGVYMVPAFTGLGAPHWDGRARGTIVGMTRGTRKEHIVRATLEAIAYQTRDVAEAMEADSGVELTSLRVDGGAVKNNFLCQLQSDIIQTDIARPEVDETTALGSAYAAGLAVGYWDTVDELRDNWQIDREFTPEKSADDVDKLYDRWHDAVDRSLDWAQEE; translated from the coding sequence ATGGTAGACACATACGTCGGTTCGATCGATCAGGGAACGACCGGGACACGCTTCATGGTCTTCGACCACAGCGGTCAGGTCGTCGCAAACGCATACAAGAAGCACGAACAGATCTACCCGAATCCGGGCTGGGTCGAGCACGACCCGACGGAGATCTGGGAGAACACCAAGGAGGTCGTCGTCGAGGGGCTCGAGAACGCCGGACTCGACGCGAGTCAGCTCGAAGCACTCGGCATCACGAACCAGCGTGAGACGACCATCGTCTGGGACAAGGAGTCGGGCCGCCCGGTCCACAACGCGCTCGTCTGGCAGGACCGCCGGACGACCGACCGCGTCGAAGAACTGCAGGACGAAGGCAAAGTCGAGGACATCCGCGAGAAGACGGGACTCGAAGCCGACGCGTACTTCTCGGCGACGAAGACCGAGTGGATTCTCGACAACGCCGAGCCGCTCAAGCTCCAGAGTTCCCGCGAGGGTAACCTCCGAAAGCGTGCCGAGGAGGGCGAACTCCTGATGGGGACCATCGACGCGTGGCTCATCTACAACCTGACGGGCAACCACATCACGGACGTCACCAACGCGTCGCGGACGATGCTCTACAACATCCGCGACCTCGAGTGGGACGACGAACTTCTCGACGAGTTCGGCGTACCGAAGGAGATGGTGCCGGAGGTCCGTCCCTCGTCCGACGAGAACCACTACGGCCACACCGACCCCGACGGCTTCCTCGGCGAGGAAATCCCCGTCGCGGGCGCGCTCGGTGACCAGCAGGCCGCCCTGTTCGGCCAGACCTGCTTCGACAAGGGTGACGCGAAGAACACCTACGGGACCGGGTCGTTCTACCTGATGAACACCGGCAACGAGGCCGTCGCCTCCGACCACGGTCTCTTGACGACCATCGGCTTCCAGATGTCCGGCGAACCCGTCCAGTACGCACTGGAGGGCTCCATCTTCATCACCGGTGCCGCAATCGAGTGGCTCGAAGACGTCGACCTCATCAACAACGCCGCCCAGACGGCCGAACTCGCGCGGTCGGTCGACTCGACCGACGGCGTCTACATGGTGCCGGCGTTCACCGGTCTCGGTGCCCCGCACTGGGACGGCCGCGCCCGCGGGACCATCGTCGGGATGACCCGCGGCACGCGGAAGGAGCACATCGTCCGGGCGACGCTCGAAGCCATCGCCTACCAGACGCGCGACGTCGCCGAGGCCATGGAGGCCGACTCGGGCGTCGAGCTGACGTCGCTCCGCGTCGACGGCGGCGCGGTCAAGAACAACTTCCTCTGTCAGCTCCAGTCGGACATCATCCAGACGGACATCGCCCGGCCGGAGGTCGACGAGACGACCGCGCTCGGCAGTGCCTACGCGGCCGGTCTCGCTGTCGGCTACTGGGACACGGTCGACGAACTCCGCGACAACTGGCAGATCGACCGCGAGTTCACGCCCGAGAAGAGTGCCGACGACGTCGACAAGCTCTACGACCGCTGGCACGACGCGGTCGACCGCTCCCTCGACTGGGCCCAGGAGGAGTAG
- the dhaM gene encoding dihydroxyacetone kinase phosphoryl donor subunit DhaM, with protein MVGLVVVSHSAKAAEGICEVAAQMGSAKAELVAAGGEEDGEIGTSAPKISEAIEAAADDDGVVVLVDLGSAVMNAELAIEMLDADYEVRIADAPILEGTLNAAVTAAGSRATLESVLESAEDAREYRKLG; from the coding sequence ATGGTCGGACTCGTTGTCGTCTCCCACAGCGCGAAGGCCGCGGAGGGAATCTGTGAGGTGGCCGCCCAGATGGGGAGTGCGAAGGCCGAACTCGTCGCCGCGGGCGGCGAGGAGGACGGCGAAATCGGGACGAGCGCGCCGAAGATCAGCGAAGCCATCGAAGCCGCCGCGGACGACGACGGCGTGGTCGTCCTCGTCGACCTCGGCAGCGCGGTGATGAACGCCGAGTTGGCAATCGAGATGCTCGACGCGGACTACGAGGTCCGCATCGCCGACGCGCCGATTCTGGAGGGGACGCTGAACGCCGCCGTCACGGCCGCCGGGTCGAGGGCGACACTGGAGTCGGTGCTCGAATCGGCGGAAGACGCCCGCGAGTACCGGAAGTTGGGCTGA
- the glpB gene encoding glycerol-3-phosphate dehydrogenase subunit GlpB, whose product MPISEDVVVVGGGIAGASAALSAAETGASVRLVTYKKSTMRFASGLIDILGYTPDGDGPVADPYDALGELPDNHPYSIVGEDAVREAFAMFDEVAGDLYLGGHTDTNALLPTHGGTVKPTARYPKTARHGLASDDRDMLLVGFESLPDFDAPLAADHMGAAGVPFDVDGVTVEFPERFRADAKVTRFAKALDNDEKSVRRRLAKTVESHLDGAERVGFPALLGDVKNEEVRESLSEMLGVDVFEVPMGPPSLAGLRLEDALFDALDEAGVRISAGNPAVGYETDESGERITTVLVDQKGRETPYHAEQVVLATGGLVGKGIESSREAVEEPIFGCHIPHSEDRYDWFDLDAFGDHPFAKFGVVPDDELRPTDAEGNVEFANLRAAGGIVGGADFAAEKSGSGISLATGLVAGRNAGTEATQ is encoded by the coding sequence GTGCCGATTAGCGAGGACGTCGTCGTCGTCGGCGGCGGTATCGCCGGCGCGTCGGCCGCGCTCTCGGCGGCCGAGACGGGCGCGTCGGTCCGGCTCGTGACCTACAAGAAGTCGACCATGCGGTTCGCGAGCGGACTGATCGACATCCTCGGCTACACGCCCGACGGCGACGGGCCAGTCGCAGACCCCTACGACGCGCTCGGCGAACTCCCCGACAACCATCCGTACAGCATCGTCGGCGAGGACGCCGTCCGCGAGGCGTTCGCCATGTTCGACGAGGTCGCGGGCGACCTCTACCTCGGCGGTCACACCGACACCAACGCCCTCCTGCCGACCCACGGCGGGACGGTCAAGCCCACTGCTCGCTATCCGAAGACGGCGCGACACGGCCTCGCGAGCGACGACCGCGACATGTTGCTCGTCGGCTTCGAGTCGCTGCCCGACTTCGACGCGCCGCTCGCCGCAGACCACATGGGGGCGGCGGGCGTCCCGTTCGACGTCGACGGCGTCACCGTCGAGTTTCCGGAGCGGTTCCGGGCGGACGCCAAGGTGACACGCTTCGCGAAGGCACTCGACAACGACGAGAAGAGCGTCCGCCGACGGCTGGCGAAGACGGTCGAATCGCATCTCGACGGGGCCGAGCGCGTCGGCTTCCCGGCACTCCTCGGCGACGTGAAGAACGAGGAAGTGCGGGAGTCCCTCTCGGAGATGCTCGGCGTCGACGTCTTCGAGGTCCCGATGGGACCGCCGAGTCTGGCCGGTCTCCGCCTCGAAGACGCGCTGTTCGACGCGCTCGACGAGGCGGGCGTCCGCATCTCGGCGGGCAACCCTGCCGTCGGCTACGAGACCGACGAGTCGGGCGAGCGGATTACGACAGTGCTCGTCGACCAGAAGGGTCGCGAGACGCCGTATCACGCCGAACAGGTCGTGCTCGCGACGGGCGGTCTCGTCGGCAAGGGCATCGAGTCCTCGCGTGAGGCCGTCGAAGAACCCATCTTCGGCTGTCACATCCCGCACTCCGAAGACCGGTACGACTGGTTTGACCTCGACGCCTTCGGCGACCATCCCTTCGCGAAGTTCGGGGTCGTCCCGGACGACGAGTTGCGGCCGACGGACGCAGAAGGCAACGTGGAGTTCGCGAACCTGCGGGCGGCGGGCGGTATCGTCGGCGGCGCGGACTTCGCCGCCGAGAAGAGCGGCAGCGGCATCTCACTCGCCACGGGACTCGTGGCGGGCCGAAACGCAGGAACGGAGGCTACTCAATGA
- a CDS encoding GNAT family N-acetyltransferase, producing the protein MQLRPARPDDAETIAEVARDSWHAAYGDFLSTVTIDETVAEWYAPDALREQVDHGAFWVAVDEGRIVGFAHAFVGGDGTRPTLGRLYVRETEWGNGVGTALLNRVVAALDTDDSHESLSVIVFATNPVGRAFYESHGFDVVGRRTETFDGNDHEELILRAPLESFPVGR; encoded by the coding sequence ATGCAGCTCCGCCCCGCCCGCCCCGACGACGCCGAGACCATCGCCGAGGTCGCCCGCGACTCGTGGCACGCGGCCTACGGCGACTTCCTCTCGACGGTCACCATCGACGAGACAGTCGCCGAGTGGTACGCTCCCGACGCCCTCCGAGAACAGGTCGACCACGGGGCCTTCTGGGTCGCAGTCGACGAGGGCCGAATCGTCGGCTTCGCCCACGCCTTCGTCGGCGGCGACGGGACGCGGCCGACGCTCGGCAGGCTCTACGTCCGCGAGACCGAGTGGGGCAACGGCGTCGGGACGGCACTGTTGAACCGCGTCGTCGCGGCTCTCGACACCGACGACTCACACGAGTCCCTCTCGGTCATCGTCTTCGCGACGAATCCCGTCGGCCGGGCGTTCTACGAGTCTCACGGCTTCGACGTGGTCGGTCGACGGACGGAGACGTTCGACGGCAACGACCACGAGGAGTTGATCCTGCGCGCCCCGCTGGAGTCGTTTCCGGTGGGCCGCTGA
- a CDS encoding HEWD family protein codes for MSDVRLRKPTERTCERCGRQEQWSADSWRVVEEDGERLVGSLYCIHEWDIDGSFLPFEESDVLSADA; via the coding sequence ATGAGTGATGTACGACTTCGCAAGCCGACCGAGCGGACCTGTGAGCGTTGTGGCAGACAAGAGCAGTGGTCGGCGGACAGTTGGCGGGTCGTCGAAGAGGACGGCGAACGCCTCGTCGGCAGCCTCTACTGTATCCACGAGTGGGATATCGACGGCTCGTTCCTCCCGTTCGAGGAGTCGGATGTACTGTCAGCTGACGCCTGA
- a CDS encoding HPr family phosphocarrier protein, which translates to MERTVTVVPEAGLHARPAAQFVEAAGEYDATVTIQVVGGDRGPVAANSMLAVTGLNVPSGTDVTLVAEGPDAEAALDALEEILTTPEKE; encoded by the coding sequence ATGGAACGCACCGTCACCGTCGTCCCCGAAGCAGGGCTTCACGCCCGCCCTGCCGCACAGTTCGTCGAAGCCGCAGGCGAGTACGACGCGACCGTCACCATCCAAGTCGTCGGCGGCGACCGCGGCCCCGTCGCCGCAAACAGTATGCTCGCCGTGACCGGTCTCAACGTCCCCTCGGGCACCGACGTCACGCTCGTCGCCGAAGGACCGGACGCCGAAGCCGCGCTCGACGCACTCGAGGAGATTCTCACGACGCCCGAAAAGGAGTAG